GCAAATCAATTTTAGGTTGCCGCTAAACGCCGCTTTCGCCGCCTTATCTTTTGGATTTTTATCCAGCAGATCGTTTGCTCGCGCGATCATATCGTCGATAAGCGCCAACGCCTTAGATATATTCAGATTGTCGCGCAAAGCGTCGATTAGATCGTCTTTAAAAGAGGGTTCGGGCTCGGCGGCGCTCGTATCGACGCGTTTTTTGAGGCGATAAATGCGATCAAGACGCTTTTTGCTCGCGTTTAGATCGCTGTAATTGTAGTTTAAGCCCGCTCGATAGTGAACGCTCATCAGGTAAAACCTAAGCGCTTCGCCTTGAAAGATCGTCAGCGCGTCTTTAATAAAAAAGCTGTTGTTAAGCGATTTGCTCATCTTGCGCCCGTCGATTCTCACAAAGCCGTTGTGCATCCAGTATTTTGCGAGCGTTACGCCGTATCCGCATTTGGTCTGAGTCGCCTCGTTTTCATGGTGCGGAAAAAACAGATCGTCGCCGCCGCCGTGAATATCGCACGCGTATTTAGCGCCTAGGCGAAATAGATGCGTCTGCGCCATAGCGGAGCATTCCAAATGCCAGCCAGGGCGACCTCTGCCAAAAGGCGAATCGTAGCCCGCGCGCTCGTTATCCTTTGCCGCTTTCCAGAGGGCGAAATCGCGCGATCCGAGCTTTTGCTCCGCCGAAACTCTCGTTTGCGTATCCTCTTGCGTTTCGCCTGAAAGCAAACCGTATTCGGGATATTTGGCGGTTTCAAAGTATATATCGCCGTTTGGCGTTTTATACGCCGCGCCTTTTTTAAGCAGCCTGTCGATCAGA
The Helicobacteraceae bacterium genome window above contains:
- the cysS gene encoding cysteine--tRNA ligase, with protein sequence MKRFFLFDSHLRSKVEFAPEFENEARIYVCGPTVYDDSHLGHARSAISFDLLRRVLTCLGYKVTFARNITDIDDKILNKMAQTGKSLGEITDFYSDRYRSDLNALGVLPPTIEPKATEHIPQMIDLIDRLLKKGAAYKTPNGDIYFETAKYPEYGLLSGETQEDTQTRVSAEQKLGSRDFALWKAAKDNERAGYDSPFGRGRPGWHLECSAMAQTHLFRLGAKYACDIHGGGDDLFFPHHENEATQTKCGYGVTLAKYWMHNGFVRIDGRKMSKSLNNSFFIKDALTIFQGEALRFYLMSVHYRAGLNYNYSDLNASKKRLDRIYRLKKRVDTSAAEPEPSFKDDLIDALRDNLNISKALALIDDMIARANDLLDKNPKDKAAKAAFSGNLKLICDLLGVGASDPYEWFQWGVSAEDKNEIEKLIADRAKAKANGDYALADAIRERLSAIGVGVMDLVGRTVWEKL